CTGCGCATAAATGCCACCATATATATTTTCAGGACAATGTACTCTGATATTGCTCAGAAGATTGTTATTCACATTAATTTCCTTAATAAGGTCAAGTTCCAATGCTCTTGGATGGACAGACAATACATCTTCCATTTCCACAATTTCATAGAAATAGGAAACCGAAGATTTTGCGAGGGTTAGCTCATCATGATTTCTAAAGACCTGGAAATTGATAATTCCGTTCTTTATTCCCTTACCATCGATAATATCCTTTTGAAAAAGTGACTGAAAAAATTCCAGCGTATAAGTGAGAGGAATGTTCATTCTCATCTTTCTCATGGAGGCCATCAGGAAGAAATAGCATTCTTCATCCATGATTAATCCTCCGTTTTTAATAAAGAAAGAAACCTTTACTGCATCGCCCCAAAGAAAGGCTCTATTCTTTACATGTAATGAATCTGATGTAAAATATTGATTTTCCAATTTTTGATGTGATTTATTTACAAAAAAATAATGAACGATAAATCGTTCATCAGTTTTATCATTTAATACGATCCTGCCTTATGCAGCACCTAATTTTATTCTAAGGTTCTCAATAAGATTTTCCCAATACATTGCATTTTCTTCTTCATCACCTTCCTCACAGAAGTCAGTAATATTTAATGCTAAATCTTCTGTAATATCATCTATTGTGATTGTCATTTCAAAGAAGTTCTTAGTTCCCTCATCTTCTTCCCATCTGTAACGCACGAAACCTTCAGGCTTATATCTGATTAATGTGGCCTTTTCTGCAGGTCCTCCACCCCAGCTAAAAAAGAAGTCATCGCCTTTTTCTATTACCTCATCCGCAAACCATTCAGATAACCCCTCTCCAGTTGCCAGATATTCATATAAAATCTCTGATAAACAGTGCATTGGGAATTCGTAATGGACTTTATGTTTCGCCATATAATCTTTGTTTTTATCGTCCCGCAATATATAAATTAATTTTTTTATTACGCAAAAAAACAATTACTTTTTTATAGAATCTGTATGATATTTATCACCGGAATGAAATCTGTATTATGTTAAGTTTTAAGAGATAATGGTATAATGTAAAGCATAAAAAAATCTCTCCGAAGTAGAGAGATTTTATCTTTAGTTTTCATTCAGTATATCAAGGATAATCTGACATCCTTCTTTGATTTCTTCCATGGACAATGTAAGAGGAGGAGATATTCTCAGGTATTCATTTCTGTATAGCTGCCAAAAAACAATAAGCCCTCTTTCCATACATTTTTTAGCTACACCCAAGGTATATTCTGGAGATCCAAGGTTAACGGCAAGCATTAAGCCTTTCCCATTAATATTTTTAATTTTTGGGTGTACTAAAAGTTCTCTGAATAGTTTTTCTTTTTCATCCACTTCATTCATTAAGCCGCTGTCCAATACTTCTTTTAAAGTAGCATAACTGGCTGCTGCAATCAATGGATTTCCACCAAAAGTAGTAATATGCCCAAGTTTAGGGGAATGAGATAAGGTTTCCATAATTTTTCTGGAACTCATGAAAGCTCCTACAGGAACTCCGCCGCCCATTCCTTTTCCCATTACCAAAATATCAGGAACTATTCCAAAGTGTTCAAATGAGAACAATTTTCCTGTTCTTCCAAACCCCGGCTGAATTTCATCCAGAATGAGAAGCGCTCCTACTTCTTCACATCTTCTTTTTAGTTTGATCAGATAGTCATTATCCGGAACGAGAAATCCTGCTGCCCCCTGAATGGTTTCAAGGATAACACAGGCTGTTTTCTCTGTGATTTTATCAAAATCCTTTTCGTTATTGAATTCAATGAAAGAAACCATTGGCAACAGCGGACGAAATTCCCTTTTATGGGTTTCATTTCCTGAAACACTCAAAGCTCCGTGTGTATTTCCGTGGTATGAGTTTTTAAAGGATACAATTTCTTCTCTTCCTGTATATCGTTTTGCCAGTTTTAAGCTTCCGTCAATAGCTTCTGCCCCACTGTTCACAAGATAGGTTACTTCCAAAGGTTCCGGAGTGGCTTCTGCGAGCAATTTACATAATGCTATAGGCTTATCCTGTGCATATTCTCCATATACCATTACGTGGAGATACTTATCTGCCTGCTCTTTAATGGCATTTACAATTTTAGGATGTGAATGTCCCAGAGTATTAGCAGAAACCCCGGCCACAAAGTCAAGATATTTCTTTCCATCTGTACCATAAATATAGCTTCCCTCTGCTTTTTCAACTTCAAAACCTGCCGCAAATTGGGTGGTTTGTGCCTGATATGTAAAAAAATCTTTATGCATTTCCATCGTCTCAAAAAATTTCAGCAAAGCTATAAAAGATTCAGCAAATGCCGAAATTATTGATGGGGAATAAAAAACCGCCTTAATAAATAAAGCGGTTCTATATTATTTTCTTACTCTCTTTGGTTTCTTAGCTTCTTCCTTAGCTTTTTCGTCATCTATAGCTTTCTGGGCTTTATCGAAGAGTTCATTATCTGAGGAATACTTAATTTCTTCATAGTTTGGACTATCTACCAATATATCCTGCCATTTCCTGATTCTATCTTTTGTATTCCAGTTAAAATCCGGAAATTTTCTTCTTGCAGGCTCTATTTTACTCATAGGATAGGTATCGGAAGTAGCTCCAATGCTACAAGAAATGATCTGCAATCCTCTTTCTTCAAATAAGGCTCCAATAATTCCGCAGGCAGAAAGCGTTATTCCTATTCTTTCGGGTTTTTTGGTTTCTTTATCTACATCATCTACGTAGGCAATTGCTTGTGCATTTCCTACTACCCTTGCTTCTTTTATATCATTATTCTCATAATAAACCGTCATAAACTTTCCTTTCACCTGATTAAATTCGTCTTTCAGTGTTAGGGAGTCTACCTTACTGATGGCAAAGGCATTTCCAATGACCTTCAATGAGTCTATATTTTCGGTTTTTGTATTAAAATAAGCTTCTACCTTATCTCCGGTTACCTGCTTTTCACCACTCCAAAGAATTGGACTTGTATACATGTGCATGATACCATCCGTTTCATTGAAAGTGATAGAATCTGCTCTTCCCTGAGCATTAGATTTGTAGATCCTTGCCTTTTTATAAGCTCTTAAGTAGCTTTTTTTGATTTTTATATCTGATGAGTCTGGTTTTTGGTAGGAGATGATTTTTTCTGATGCAAAGTAAATAGAATCTTTTTCCATGATCTTCACAGCATATGGATTTTTTGTCATCATTGAAGAGTCTTTCTTTTCAAAAATCTCTCCATATCCTCCTTTTATGTATCTCCTTTCCTTAGGATCATCCAATGTTACATTTCCTGTAGCTTTTCCGAAACCTGAAAGCTGATTGTAGTACATATCATCACCGGTAAGGATTTTATCGTTATAAAATATCTTGGAATTTTTATTAAGGAAAGCTTCCTTAGTTTCCATTCTATAAGTTCCTCTTTCGGTGTATACTCTGTTTTTCGGATTGGCACGGTTGGTAATGGTTGTAGGCCCAAAAAACTCGGCAACCTTCGTATTTTGATTCTGCTTGATATTAGCTCCCTCAATGATGTATTGAGCGTTATCTATTTTTACATTTCCTACAAAATCGATCATTTTGGTGGTCAGGAAATATGTTGCGGATTTTGTATACATTACATTTCCCTGACTGTCAGAAATGGTACCACCTGTATTAAAATAGGCTTGATTATTAAGCTTATCATAATACAGAATATCTGTTTTGATTGTTTGTTTAGGGTCTGTAAGGACAACGTTTTTTCGGGCAACACCTTTTTGGGTATTACCGTCATATTCCATCTCCCCGGCAGTGATTACAGAGCCATCAGCATTCTGGAGCCTTGTATTGCCTATGGCTTTTACAAAGTTCTCTTCATTGTAAATGATAACTTCATCTGCTGTAAGGACAGAGCCTTGATGTTCAATTTGAACATTCCCTGTAAGATATTGATTCCCCTCATATTTTTCAGGGTTTTTGCTCATCTCATCTGCATGGATGATCTTTACTTTATTTTCAGGTTTCATCTGCTTGGGTGTAGCCGGTGACGGAGTCTGCAAATAAGGATCTCTCTTCACCGGAGTTTTCTCCTGCGCAAAGCTGAGCGTAGAAATAAAGAGTAACAGAAAAAGGATTATTCTCATTAATTAGTCATTCTTAGTGCCATAAAAATATAGCGAATGAGAATCAATTTTTACGCCAAATGCTTCTTCAATGGCTTCTTTGATTCCTTGGATTCTTGGGTCACAGAATTCAATAATTTCTTCAATTTCCTTATCAGAGTCTTTTTTGTAGATCACTAAGTGGTCATGTTGTTTATCAAAATAAGACTTTTCATAGGATGAAGAAGTCAAAGTCTTTTCTCCAAACTGATGCTTACGGATAAGGCCTGCATCAAGGAAAATTTCAATAGTATTGTAAATAGTAGCTTTGGAAACATGATATTTCTTCTGCATCATCAGAAGATACAGATCATCTACATTGAAGTGATGATCCATATTATAAATTTCTTCTAATATTGTATATCTCTCAGGAGTGTTTCTAAACCCTTTTTCTAATAAGTAGTTTCTTAAAACATCCTTGATTAAAGCTATATTTTTTTCTTTTTGTATTGTATCCATTAAAAAAATTATCTACAAATTTATCGATTTTTATTTAAATAGATAGTATGGTTAAATGTTCCTGACCTTAAGAGTTATGGCGGAAGTAACCAGATTGTTCAATCTTGTTATCATATACTGTAAGTTCTGTGATAGGTGCAGATTCTACTTCTACGTTGTGAGAAGAGACTCCCCAAGCCTTAAAGTCATCACTTCCAATGTACTTCACAAAGTTATAAATATTCAGGGTAATCTTCTGTTTAACAGTTAAAAGGATATCGTTGATATATGTATTATCTATGATTACATACTTCAGATCGGGCGGTATATTGTGAGCTCTTAAAGATGGGTGGCTACTTCTTGACGGGATGGTTCCGTCAGCCATCAGGTCTTTCAAAACCATATTGAAATAGTCATTGATTCTTCTGTCCACTTTAAATCCTAAAAGGAAGTTTATTTTATAAACCGTTCCTGGCAGAATCTCATCCACAGTATATCTGAATGTGTATGGATCTTCCTGATTAACAATACTTAGAATAAAATAGTGATCTGCTCTCTTAGGCTGCTTTTTGATAATGGAATAGATAATTTTTGATTCTACTTCATCATTTCTTTTTGCTCTGCTCAAATAAGCCAGGTTTGTAGCATATTTTGGAATGGTCTCATCCAGCTTCATATCTTTAAGAATAGAAATGTACTTATCTATTTTTACAAACTGGATAAACCTTGTTTTTATTAATCTACCGTTGTACCATGCATACATAGAGATCCCAATAGACCCGGCTAATACAACCGTAATCCATCCACCTTCCATGAATTTAATAATATTTGCGCTGAAGAAACCTAATTCAATAGCCATATATACTAAGGCAAAAAACAGGATCAGTATTTTGCTTACTCTGTGTTTCAATAGCCAGAAAACCAACAGTACTGTTGTCATTAACATCGTGACCGTAATAGAAAGTCCGTATGCGGCTTCCATTTTTCCTGATTCTCTAAAATGAAGAACAACAATAATACATAAAATTAAAAGTCCCCAATTGATTCTAGGAATATACATTTGTCCTTTAACACCTGAAGGATAATCAATTTTTTGATTAGGCCACAGGTTTAGAGACATTGCTTCTGAGAAAATAGTAAAAGAACCTGTAATTAATGCCTGACTTGCAATAATTGCTGCTGCTGTTGCTAAAATTACCCCTGGTATAATCATCCATTCTTCCATGATTCCAAAGAATGGGTTTACTACAGAAAAGCCGGGTTTACTATGATTGGTTAAAAGCCAAGCCCCTTGCCCAAGATAGTTTAAAATAAGCATAACCTTAACAAATGCCCAGCTTACTCTTATATTTTTAGCCCCACAGTGCCCTAAATCTGAGTAAAGCGCTTCTGCCCCTGTTGTACAAAGGAAAACAGCTCCAAGAATAACAATTGCACTAGGAGAATTTGCAATAAGTTTGTAGGCATAGTAAGGATTAAAAGATCTTAGAATTTCAAAATTTTCACTCAAGTGAAGTACTCCTAAACCACCCAGCACTAAAAACCAGACAACCATTACGGGGCCAAAGAATTTCCCAATAAAACTGGTTCCAAACTGCTGTACCACAAAAATTGCAATCAGAATTCCAATAGTAATAGGAACTACGGGTGTATGAGGGTTATAGATCTCAAGACCTTCAATGGCAGACATTACGGTAAGTGATGGAGTTATCACACCATCCGCAATAAGTGCTGCTGCTCCTACAATCGCAATAAGATACAACCATCCCTTTTTGAGGTTTCTAACCAAGGAAAACAATGCTAAAATACCTCCCTCTCCTTTATTATCAGCTCTTAAAGCAATGATCACATATTTTATAGTGGTCTGAAGGGTAAGGGTCCAGATAATACAAGAAAGAGCGCCTTCTATATATTCATTAAAAGGCATATTACTCCCCTCGGATCTCGCATTCACAATTGCTTTCATTACGTAAAGCGGTGATGTACCTATATCTCCGAAAACAATTCCGAGAGATACTAAAACTCCTATAAAGGAAAGTTTTTTCATGTCAAAATGATAACCATCTTCTGTAACGTCTGCCATATCAGCTTATTTATTTTAAACGCGCAAATTTATATTAAATTTATGACCCCAAGAACTTTTCTTCATGAATATAATAAATGAAAAAACTTCCTTTCGGAAGTTTCTCTCTATTACTATTTAACGTACATCGCTTTTTTAATTTCCTCTTTTACTTTTTCAAGCTTAGGGAACCACTCTGCAAATAATGCAGAAGAATAAGGTGCAGGTGCATCAGGAGTAGTAATTCTCTTGATTGGAGCATCTAAATAATCGAATGCTTTTTGCTGTACCATATATGTAATTTCAGAAGATATTGAACCAAACGGCCAAGCTTCTTCTAAGATAACTAATCTATTTGTTTTCTTCACAGATTCTAAAATTGTATCAAAATCAAGTGGACGAATTGTTCTAAGATCAATAACTTCTACAGAAATTCCTTCTTTAGCCATATCTTCAGCAGCCTGAATAGCCAGCTTCATGATTTTACCGAAAGAAACCAAAGTAACATCTGTACCTTCTTTCTTAATTTCTGCTTTTCCTATTGGTAAATAGTATTCTTCCTCAGGAATTTCCATTTTATCTCCATACATCTGCTCAGATTCCATGAAAATAACGGGGTCATTATCCTGAATAGCTGTTTTCAACAATCCTTTTGCATCGTAAGGGTTCGAAGGAACGATTACTTTAAGACCAGGAACATTTGCAAACCAGTTTTCGAAAGCCTGAGAGTGTGTAGCTCCCAATTGTCCTGCAGAAGCAGTAGGTCCTCTGAAAACGATAGGACAGTTCCACTGACCTCCACTCATTTGACGGATTTTCGCTGCGTTATTGATAATCTGATCAATACCTACCAATGAGAAATTGAACGTCATATACTCTACAATTGGTCTGTTACCATTCATCGCAGCCCCTACAGCAATTCCTGTAAAACCAAGTTCAGCAATGGGTGTATCGATTACTCTTTTAGAACCAAATTCATCCAACATTCCTTTTGAAGCTTTATACGCACCATTGTATTCTGCAACTTCCTCCCCCATTAAAAAGATGGATTCGTCTTTACGCATTTCCTCGCTCATTGCTTGTGCAATTACCTCACGAAAAGTATATTCTGCCATATTTATTTGAAAAATTTAGACTACAAAAATAGTGTTTTTTTATTACTAACATAACAAAAAAGGCATCTCATTTGAATGGAAAGCCTCAATATTAATTTTATTTAAAAAGGTTTTTCCTCCTGACAGCCCAGTTCTTTGTCGTTTTTTCCAAGATCACACAAATTTTTAATAGATTCTGTTGGTCGCAATTTCTAATCTTTAATTTATTATGTCCAAAGTGAAGATATCATTTATTAGAACTGAGATTTCCGTTACCGTCTTTTACAAAAAAAATAAAACGACATTTCATTTCTGAAATGCCGTCTTAAAATTCTATTTAAACTTATATTAATTAGCTTTCTCCCAAACTTGGGTTCTACCTAATAATGATAATCCCAGATAACCTCTTACATTTAGCTTATCTCCGCTTTTTGTAATAGTACATTTATAAGTTTTACCCGTTTTTGGATCTGTAATAGTTCCTCCGGTAAATTCATCGCCGTCTTTTTTCAATCCTCTGATGATCTCTAAACCTACAATTGGCTTACCTTTCCTGTCATCTTTACAAGCTGAACAGTTAGGTTCAGTAGGTTTTATCAACAATTGGGAAACTTTTCCATAGTATTTTCCATCAGATTTTTTAAAAATCTCTACAATAGATTTCGCTTGCTTTGTTTCATCATCTATCGTCTTCCACTTGCCTTCTATCTGTGCGAATGTAAGTACACCAAATAAAGAAAGTGCAAATGTTAACATTAATTTTTTCATATTTCTTATAGTTTTAATTTTAATATAATATTCTTATCTATGTATTGATAAAAATATAAATTAATTTTCAACAAACAAAAACTTTTATTATACAAAGCATAAAGAGGTAAAATAGCGAAAAGGTAAAATGGTAAAACTGTAAAATTTTCAGATCAGATTTATTGGCCCTTCACACCTTTTCTCTTTATTGTTTTAGCCTAATACAGCTTCCTATTGATTACTCTGTTCATATAATCCTGATACCAGGCCTTAGCAATCTGCTTTCCTTTTTCCACCTCAGGAGTTTTAATCTGGTCTATCAGATTCTTTTCAAAACCTAGATCAGTTTTATCATATACTGCTATGATTTCTTTTCCATCAAAGCGGTACATATAGTTACCAATGATAAACTGTTCTGTATTTCCATCCGAATTCATCATAATAGGAGTATATTTTTTATCACTAACCAAACTTCTTCCCCAGCTTCTGATAGGTTTATTGTAACCAATAAGATCTGCCAATGTTGGATAAATATCTATTTGCTGAGCAATTTCCTGATTTTCTCCTTTAAGCTGATATTCAGGATTTGGAGAATAGAAAACCAACGGAACAGCGAACCGGTTCATTGCCTTTTCATATTCAGGATAATAAATCTGGTTGGTATGATCTCCGGTAAATACAAAGATGGTGTTATTAAACCAAGGTTGTTTTTTAGCGGTTTCAAAATATTTTTTAATGGCATAATCGGTGTACTGTATTGGCTCATGCATTTCCAGTGGTCCTTTTTTGAATTTCCCTTTATATTTTTCAGGAATTTTAAAAGGGTGGTGAGAAGATGCTGTGAATACCGTTGTCATGAAAGGTTGCTTCTTTCCTACATTTTTAGCAAAATACTGTAGGAACGGTTCATCCCAGATAGCCCACATACCGTCAAAATCTTCATCATGATTGTATTCTGCTTTTCCAAAATAATGTTTAAATCCTAAAATATTTCCAAAGCCAAGGAAACCCATAGATCCATTGGGGGCCCCATGATAAAAAGAAGTATCATAACCCAGATCATTACATACAGAAACAATGGATTGTATTTTCTGATTGGAATATGGTGATCCTGTAAAAGCATCCGTAAGGCTCGGAATTCCCGCCAATACACTGCTCATCCCATGAATGGACTGTCTTCCGTTTGCAAATGTATTGGGGAAAATAAGACTCTGGGTAGCCAGGCTATCCATAAACGGTGTGTAAGAAACATAATCCTTAATATTTTTATCCTTATTAAAGGCTCCGGAATACTCTCTACCAAATGATTCTACAATAAAAATAACAATATTTGGGCGGTTTTCTACCTTTCTGTCATATACTTTATAAGGCTGTACATTGTCTTCAATATACCTTTCGTCCACAAAGTGAACTTCCTTAAAATTGTTGGTATTTAAAGTTCTAAAAAATGAGAAAGTACTATTGAGAACTAAATTTCCCTGTAGCGGGTTTGTTACAAAACGCGTAGCATCTACCATATTGATAGGCCTTGTACTATGCTTGAAATCTCCCCTGATTCCTCCTACCACCAGCACAGCAGTAATACATAAAGTAACGATGGAATAAAGAAAGTATGGCAATAGTCTGGCAGGCTTTGTGTCTTCCACTTTTACTCTTTTATAAAGAAAAATCCACAATCCCATTAAAATAACAAACCAAATCAGGACAAACGGATGTTGCCCGATCGAGATCATAAGTGTCTGGGAAACATTGGACTCATGTTCTGCTACCTGAAATACAGCAGACGTCAATCTTGCCTGAGAGAATTTATAATAAATAAAATCTCCAAAATTCATGGCATATGCCAGTCCGTTTGTAATAAAATAAAGCCAGAAAAGAACTTTCTGAAACACTTTTTTTGTATTGATAACCAGCGGAAGAAGACTGAGCAATATAAATAATGCATTAACGTACAAAATTGCCGTGGTATCGAATGCTGTACCATGATAGGCAAGCTTCAGATAGTCTGAAACAGAATCTACCCTGATCAGGTCTTTATTAAAAAACCAAAATAAAAGTCTTGCAATCTGATAAAAAGCATAGGCTAAAAAAATTCTGTAAAGCAATGCCAGAACTTCCTGTTTTCTAAATCCTTTTAAAAATTTCATGGGGCAAATTTACACCAAAATCACTTTATTGCATTTTTTAGTGCAGATTATTTTGAGTTAGAATTTTTAAAAACTGTAATTTTGTGGTTATGGATTTTATAAAAAATAATCTGGCCAATGCCTTGACCCTGGCTAATTTATTTGCAGGCTGTGTGGGTGCAATACATCTTATTTTAGGAGACTATCAAACAACGGCAATATGCCTTATCCTCTCCTCTATCTTTGATTTCTTTGACGGATTTGTAGCCAGAGCCGTAAAGTCAAACTCCAATCTAGGGCTTCAGCTTGATTCCCTTGCGGATATGGTAAGCTTTGGATTGATCCCGGGACTTACCATGTATAAAGCACTTGAACCATTTGGAACTGAGCTTCTTGGGTTCCATTTTCCATTTGAGATCAAATATATAGGATTATTGGTAACTACTTTCTCTTGTCTAAGACTTGCCATTTTCAACCTTGACGAGGAACAGAGATATTATTTCAAAGGATTGAATACCCCTACCAATACCGTATTATTGTTCGGATTATATTACGCCTTTAAAGAAACAGGAAATTTCAGCTTTTTGTTTGATAATGAATTGCTGTTGATTTTACTAACACTTCTTACTTCATGGCTTCTGATCAGTCCAATAAAGATGATGGCGATGAAATTCAAATCCAAGCAACTAAAAGATAATTATCCAAAAATAATATTACTGGTGGGAGGAGTTGCAATTCTGGCCTTCTTCCAAGTTGTAGGAATTCCAATGCTTGTCATCTATTATATATTGGTATCCCTTGTTTTTCAAGGGCAGCTAAAATAAAAGTTAAAACATATATGAGGATACAAAACAAATGTATACCTCCTTTTAAAATTAACACATTTTCAAATTATTAAT
This genomic interval from Chryseobacterium joostei contains the following:
- a CDS encoding aminotransferase class IV, whose product is MENQYFTSDSLHVKNRAFLWGDAVKVSFFIKNGGLIMDEECYFFLMASMRKMRMNIPLTYTLEFFQSLFQKDIIDGKGIKNGIINFQVFRNHDELTLAKSSVSYFYEIVEMEDVLSVHPRALELDLIKEINVNNNLLSNIRVHCPENIYGGIYAQENDLDDVILLNPNKRIARTTSGNLLFLEGNVIKVPKQTEGAYISPLMENFVTFLHKNNLADIQEHEIIAFESQKAEEILMISDEKGIFSVGKIRNKTFETSRFSELVESWEKSFNQ
- a CDS encoding CDP-alcohol phosphatidyltransferase family protein, which codes for MDFIKNNLANALTLANLFAGCVGAIHLILGDYQTTAICLILSSIFDFFDGFVARAVKSNSNLGLQLDSLADMVSFGLIPGLTMYKALEPFGTELLGFHFPFEIKYIGLLVTTFSCLRLAIFNLDEEQRYYFKGLNTPTNTVLLFGLYYAFKETGNFSFLFDNELLLILLTLLTSWLLISPIKMMAMKFKSKQLKDNYPKIILLVGGVAILAFFQVVGIPMLVIYYILVSLVFQGQLK
- a CDS encoding OstA-like protein codes for the protein MRIILFLLLFISTLSFAQEKTPVKRDPYLQTPSPATPKQMKPENKVKIIHADEMSKNPEKYEGNQYLTGNVQIEHQGSVLTADEVIIYNEENFVKAIGNTRLQNADGSVITAGEMEYDGNTQKGVARKNVVLTDPKQTIKTDILYYDKLNNQAYFNTGGTISDSQGNVMYTKSATYFLTTKMIDFVGNVKIDNAQYIIEGANIKQNQNTKVAEFFGPTTITNRANPKNRVYTERGTYRMETKEAFLNKNSKIFYNDKILTGDDMYYNQLSGFGKATGNVTLDDPKERRYIKGGYGEIFEKKDSSMMTKNPYAVKIMEKDSIYFASEKIISYQKPDSSDIKIKKSYLRAYKKARIYKSNAQGRADSITFNETDGIMHMYTSPILWSGEKQVTGDKVEAYFNTKTENIDSLKVIGNAFAISKVDSLTLKDEFNQVKGKFMTVYYENNDIKEARVVGNAQAIAYVDDVDKETKKPERIGITLSACGIIGALFEERGLQIISCSIGATSDTYPMSKIEPARRKFPDFNWNTKDRIRKWQDILVDSPNYEEIKYSSDNELFDKAQKAIDDEKAKEEAKKPKRVRK
- a CDS encoding START-like domain-containing protein, encoding MAKHKVHYEFPMHCLSEILYEYLATGEGLSEWFADEVIEKGDDFFFSWGGGPAEKATLIRYKPEGFVRYRWEEDEGTKNFFEMTITIDDITEDLALNITDFCEEGDEEENAMYWENLIENLRIKLGAA
- a CDS encoding aspartate aminotransferase family protein; this translates as MHKDFFTYQAQTTQFAAGFEVEKAEGSYIYGTDGKKYLDFVAGVSANTLGHSHPKIVNAIKEQADKYLHVMVYGEYAQDKPIALCKLLAEATPEPLEVTYLVNSGAEAIDGSLKLAKRYTGREEIVSFKNSYHGNTHGALSVSGNETHKREFRPLLPMVSFIEFNNEKDFDKITEKTACVILETIQGAAGFLVPDNDYLIKLKRRCEEVGALLILDEIQPGFGRTGKLFSFEHFGIVPDILVMGKGMGGGVPVGAFMSSRKIMETLSHSPKLGHITTFGGNPLIAAASYATLKEVLDSGLMNEVDEKEKLFRELLVHPKIKNINGKGLMLAVNLGSPEYTLGVAKKCMERGLIVFWQLYRNEYLRISPPLTLSMEEIKEGCQIILDILNEN
- a CDS encoding DUF2147 domain-containing protein encodes the protein MKKLMLTFALSLFGVLTFAQIEGKWKTIDDETKQAKSIVEIFKKSDGKYYGKVSQLLIKPTEPNCSACKDDRKGKPIVGLEIIRGLKKDGDEFTGGTITDPKTGKTYKCTITKSGDKLNVRGYLGLSLLGRTQVWEKAN
- a CDS encoding Fur family transcriptional regulator; this encodes MDTIQKEKNIALIKDVLRNYLLEKGFRNTPERYTILEEIYNMDHHFNVDDLYLLMMQKKYHVSKATIYNTIEIFLDAGLIRKHQFGEKTLTSSSYEKSYFDKQHDHLVIYKKDSDKEIEEIIEFCDPRIQGIKEAIEEAFGVKIDSHSLYFYGTKND
- a CDS encoding pyruvate dehydrogenase complex E1 component subunit beta, whose protein sequence is MAEYTFREVIAQAMSEEMRKDESIFLMGEEVAEYNGAYKASKGMLDEFGSKRVIDTPIAELGFTGIAVGAAMNGNRPIVEYMTFNFSLVGIDQIINNAAKIRQMSGGQWNCPIVFRGPTASAGQLGATHSQAFENWFANVPGLKVIVPSNPYDAKGLLKTAIQDNDPVIFMESEQMYGDKMEIPEEEYYLPIGKAEIKKEGTDVTLVSFGKIMKLAIQAAEDMAKEGISVEVIDLRTIRPLDFDTILESVKKTNRLVILEEAWPFGSISSEITYMVQQKAFDYLDAPIKRITTPDAPAPYSSALFAEWFPKLEKVKEEIKKAMYVK
- a CDS encoding LTA synthase family protein, whose amino-acid sequence is MKFLKGFRKQEVLALLYRIFLAYAFYQIARLLFWFFNKDLIRVDSVSDYLKLAYHGTAFDTTAILYVNALFILLSLLPLVINTKKVFQKVLFWLYFITNGLAYAMNFGDFIYYKFSQARLTSAVFQVAEHESNVSQTLMISIGQHPFVLIWFVILMGLWIFLYKRVKVEDTKPARLLPYFLYSIVTLCITAVLVVGGIRGDFKHSTRPINMVDATRFVTNPLQGNLVLNSTFSFFRTLNTNNFKEVHFVDERYIEDNVQPYKVYDRKVENRPNIVIFIVESFGREYSGAFNKDKNIKDYVSYTPFMDSLATQSLIFPNTFANGRQSIHGMSSVLAGIPSLTDAFTGSPYSNQKIQSIVSVCNDLGYDTSFYHGAPNGSMGFLGFGNILGFKHYFGKAEYNHDEDFDGMWAIWDEPFLQYFAKNVGKKQPFMTTVFTASSHHPFKIPEKYKGKFKKGPLEMHEPIQYTDYAIKKYFETAKKQPWFNNTIFVFTGDHTNQIYYPEYEKAMNRFAVPLVFYSPNPEYQLKGENQEIAQQIDIYPTLADLIGYNKPIRSWGRSLVSDKKYTPIMMNSDGNTEQFIIGNYMYRFDGKEIIAVYDKTDLGFEKNLIDQIKTPEVEKGKQIAKAWYQDYMNRVINRKLY
- a CDS encoding KUP/HAK/KT family potassium transporter; the encoded protein is MADVTEDGYHFDMKKLSFIGVLVSLGIVFGDIGTSPLYVMKAIVNARSEGSNMPFNEYIEGALSCIIWTLTLQTTIKYVIIALRADNKGEGGILALFSLVRNLKKGWLYLIAIVGAAALIADGVITPSLTVMSAIEGLEIYNPHTPVVPITIGILIAIFVVQQFGTSFIGKFFGPVMVVWFLVLGGLGVLHLSENFEILRSFNPYYAYKLIANSPSAIVILGAVFLCTTGAEALYSDLGHCGAKNIRVSWAFVKVMLILNYLGQGAWLLTNHSKPGFSVVNPFFGIMEEWMIIPGVILATAAAIIASQALITGSFTIFSEAMSLNLWPNQKIDYPSGVKGQMYIPRINWGLLILCIIVVLHFRESGKMEAAYGLSITVTMLMTTVLLVFWLLKHRVSKILILFFALVYMAIELGFFSANIIKFMEGGWITVVLAGSIGISMYAWYNGRLIKTRFIQFVKIDKYISILKDMKLDETIPKYATNLAYLSRAKRNDEVESKIIYSIIKKQPKRADHYFILSIVNQEDPYTFRYTVDEILPGTVYKINFLLGFKVDRRINDYFNMVLKDLMADGTIPSRSSHPSLRAHNIPPDLKYVIIDNTYINDILLTVKQKITLNIYNFVKYIGSDDFKAWGVSSHNVEVESAPITELTVYDNKIEQSGYFRHNS